The DNA region TCCATTCGGCAGATAACAACCGGCATAGAATCGCATATCATCAATTACCTGAAGCTTTCCGGTATTCCGGTCGGGTATTTGTTCAACTTTTACCCCGTGCGGCTTCAATGGAATCGGTTTGTTAATGCGTGCGGGGGAAAGAAGTGAGGGGGAATCATCCCCACACCCTACATATCTATACCGCTTCGCCGTCTTGCATCCACCGCATTTATTCTTTCACATTCCACCTGTCTGAATGGATCATTACACAATAATATTCATTAATCATCT from Spirochaetales bacterium includes:
- a CDS encoding GxxExxY protein — translated: MYRDEYIGAYIADIVVDEKIILELKSIRQITTGIESHIINYLKLSGIPVGYLFNFYPVRLQWNRFVNACGGKK